Part of the Nitrospiraceae bacterium genome is shown below.
AACGGCGTGATCCGGTGGCAACGGGTGGGGGACATGGAATTGGCGGGAGCCGACGTGATTGTGGCGGAAGTCGAGAAGTTGTTAGCGGGCGGGAGCAACAAAATGTAATTTTTGCGTCAGCCGGTGGTCCCACTGCTCGCGGAACGCGCACGGTGAGACTATGCTCGTTCGACGCGCGCAGGCTAGGACTATCCGGCTGCCACCAGTAGGAGTTGAGTCCCGCAGGTCTGGAGGATTGAAAGGAAAGAAGCTAATGGATGAGATGGAAGAGGGAAAGCAGAGGTTTCTGCAGGTGGTGAAGGGGATCGATGCGACGGTGCAAGTCGTCATCCCTGTGACACCGTCGAACAGTATGTTTCTGATTTCTCTGACGAAAGGGCCAAATCGCAAGTTCATCACGGTGCCGGAAGACGACATCATCGATCTCCCGAATGAAGCCAGCATCCTGACGAAGGTCACGAAAATGGTCAAAGACGCCATCGCAGCTTTGTGAATTTGTCTGTGCCATAAGCTATCAGCGATAAGCCATCAGCTCCCGATATGAAACAGCTCCTCCCAGGTTTCTGGCAATGGTCCTGGTTCTCCGAAGAGAAGCAACTCGACTTCAACGGGCTGTTTCTCGTCGTGGGTGAACACAAGATTCTGATCGATCCTCCGCCCATGGTGGGAGAGGATCAAGCGTTCGTTCGTCGCAATGGCCCAGTCGACTATATTATCGTGACGAACAGAGACCATGCGCGTGAAGCCGGTTCGTGCCAGGGGACGTTTAATTGCCAATTACAAGTTCCTGAGGCTGATGCCTCGCAAATGGAGCTCAAACCGACGAAGACGTATAAAGATCAGGAGTTGCTGCCGGGCGGTCTCTGGGTGGTTCATCTCAAAGATCAGAAGTCCCCCGGTGAATCGGCGCTCTTTATTCCCCAAGGGAAGGGTGTGTTGATCGTCGGTGATGCCTTGATCGGAAAGCCGGCCGGATCGGTCTCAATGTTGACAGCTGAAAAATACGCCGATGCCGGCAAGGCTCGCGAGGGGTTGAGACGGCTGCTGAAGTATAACTTTGACACTTTGCTGGTCGGCGACGGGACGTCCATCATGACCGATGCAAAAGCGGTCGTCGAACGGGCGCTGCAATAGGTTGGCGCGATGCCGCTGCGAAACGGACTTTCAGAAGAACTGAATCGTCAGGGCAACGAACATTTCGGGCGCGGGCACTACACCGACGCCTATGCATGCTACGCCAAGGCGCTGGAGTGCGATCGCATCACCGGCGATCGACGGGCGCTGGCGGCGACGCTTGGCAATATGGGAAATATCTGCGCCGTCAGCGGACGTCGTGAAGCGGCTCAGAATTACTATCAGGAAGTGCTAGAGTTGCAAAAAATCCTCGGCGACGAAAAGGGGATCGGTACGACGCTCGGGAATCTCGGCAACCTGCGCGCGGATGCCGGCGAGTGGGATCGGGCGCGAGCGTACTATCTTGAGGCGCTGGATCTGATGACCAAGACGCATGATGAAGCCGGTAAGGCCGTGCTATTTTCCGATCTGGGCCTGGTCGCTCGCGAAACGAAGCAGTTTGACGAGGCGTTGAAGTATTACGAGCAGTCGTTGGTTTTGATGCGGCGATTGGGCAATCAAGGCGGAGTTGCCGATGCCTGGCGTATGATGGGCCGAACATTCCTGATGCAGCAACGATACGAGGATGCGATTGCCTGTTGTCAGACCAGCCAATCCATTGCCGAGCGGACTCGCGACGAGCTTCGAGTCGGCGGTGCCCGCTATGTGCTCGCGCAATGTCACGAGGAGATGGGGCGGCTCCGGGAAGCGGCCGATCTGTTAGAGCAGGTTGTCGCGATGGACCGGAAATACCAGTTGCCGAAACTGGAAGAAAATACGAAGCGCTTGGAAGACTTGCGCGCCCGTCTCGCAGGTGAACCATCCGGAGCGCCTCAGCGCCGGAGTGCGACGTGAGTTCGTCTGGTTCCACCGATTGGGCCGACGTACGTGCCGCGCTGAAAAAGAGCGTCCCGCAGTTCTATGAGTTGGAACCAGGCGGAGCCCTGGCGCTTGATTTGGGGAATGACGGATGGCTGTTGGAAGTCCGCCCGGACGGGCAGCTGCTCTGTCAGTACGGCGTCTCGATGGAGGACGTGAAGAGCTTGATGTCCGATGGAACGCCGGAAGATCTGGGAACTGACGAAATCGCCAAGCAGGCCAAATACTTTATTCAACCGGCAGTCGCGAAATTCCGTCCACTCCTGTTGCAGTCCGGGTTCGCTGAAGAAACGGAGATGAATGACGAGTACGTCGCCGTGACGTTCCAGCGGTCCGTCGATTTTCAAAACCTGTCGAACGTGCAAGGGCTTGTCCAGTGGTGCCGCCGCTCGATCGGAGCCGGCTCGTGACCGGCATTACGACACCAATCCGCAACTTTGAAGAGTTCCGAGACGCATTGGCGGCCTATCGATTGCCACGGGTGATCATTGCCGGACTTGAACTTGAGTTGTTCACAAAGATCGGCGACAAGACCTGGACGATTCCTGACCTAGCGAAGTGTTTGCAAGTGAGTGAACGGGGGCTGTCCATCCTCTGTCGCAATTTGGCGATGGCAGGTCTCTTGATCAAGAAGCGGACAACGTATCGAAATAGCCGGTTGGCAGCCACCGTGTTGAACGCGAATCATCCCGCGTACCGCGGGAGCTATCTCGACCTCTTGAAAAATCATTGGGCCGATTGGGCGAGGCTCGTCGAATCCATACGGACGGGATCGCCGTTGGATCAGGATGTGCCGGAAGAGCCGGACTACCGTCGCCGTTTTACGTGGGCGATGCATGACCGGACTCTGGACGTAGCTCCCAATATTGCGTCGCAGGTTTCGTTGCGTGGTGTGAGAACCTTGTTGGATTTGGGTGGCGGCCCGGGCACCTTTGCGATGGCATTTCTTTCAAGGAATCCCCATCTCCAAGCCACGGTCTGCGACCGTCCTGACGCGCTGGAGGTCGCCCGGGAAATTGCCGCTACGCACAAAGCCGGCCGCCGGCTGTCCTATCTTCCTCTCGATCTGATGAAAGAAGAGATCCCGGGGACATTCGACGTCATCTGGTATTCCAACGTCCTACATATCTATTCACCGGAAGAAAATCAGGGTCTGTTCAAACGGGTGCATGCGGCACTAAATCCAGGCGGGAGGCTGATCATTCAGGATGCCTTTCTGCACGACCGCGAAGGGCTGTTTCCGGAAGAGGCCAGCCTCTTCGCCGTGACCATGCTACTTTTTACCGAAACAGGCAATACGTACTCGGTCAGGGAGACCAGCGATTGGCTGAAGCAGGCCGGGTTCACCGCCATTCGGATGCTTCGGATCAAGAAGGGGCTCGAGGATTGGAAGGGCGGGATCCTGGAGGGGAGAGTTCCTGTGAAACATGCAAGAAGGAACGGCCGCCCATCAAGATCAAGAAAAAATTGGCGAGCCCGCTAAGGCTGCTCAGTATCACAGCGGACATCTCTCCGTCCGGATGCGTCGCGATACTCACCAGCGTGGCGAGATCGAGCGCCAAACCGATCGTGCCATAGACCACGCAGGCCATCGCCGACCAGCGCCAGGTCATCCAGACCGGGCCGATTAAACCGATAGGAAGCAGAATCAGAAACACTGTCCAGATGACCTTAGTCGGACTGCTCGCCGCCTGACCATGCGTCAAGAACAAGATCGCTAGTCCGATGAGACCGAGTCCTCCTAGCACAATCACAAGCTGGAGCCGGTGAGGCATGGTGGGACTATACTGAGAGCACCCGTCCTCAGCAAGCGCTTGGTTGAGTGTGTAGGCTCTAGGGTACGCGATGACCGAAGAACGTCGTTCAACATCGGCTAATAGTGTCCTGGTTTACGACGGTCAGTGCCGCCTCTGTGTGACGGCGAAGGAAGGGCTTGCACGATTGGGAATACAGGATGAGGCAAAAGCGGTTCGCCTGATTCCTTATCAAAGCGAGGAGGCGAAGCGTGCGCTGGGGGCTGCCTACCGTCCAGGGCGTCCAGACGTGGCGTTTCTGGTGCGACCGGATGGGATTATTCAGGAAGGGCTCGAGGCCTTTCTCCCCCTCCTCCCCGGGTTGAAGGGAGGACGGTTTCTTGCGACCATTCTCTCCGTCCCATTGGTCAAGCCAGTGGCCTATCTCATCTACCGCCTGGTTGCCCGCTACCGCTACTCTCTATTTGGCGAAGTCCCTTACACCGATCCCAGCGAACCTATTGAAAAACGACGCCCTGATCGGGGTAATTCCGCACGTTGAGCTGAACCTTCCCTTGTCTGCGTTTAGCTCCATTTGATCAATTCCGTTCAAATATGCCCCCTCTTTTGGGGGGAATCTTCCTACACTGGGGAATTTACCCTTATAGCTGGCCCACTTCAGAATGGAGGCGACACAGGGAGGGTTCTGTAT
Proteins encoded:
- a CDS encoding tetratricopeptide repeat protein; the protein is MPLRNGLSEELNRQGNEHFGRGHYTDAYACYAKALECDRITGDRRALAATLGNMGNICAVSGRREAAQNYYQEVLELQKILGDEKGIGTTLGNLGNLRADAGEWDRARAYYLEALDLMTKTHDEAGKAVLFSDLGLVARETKQFDEALKYYEQSLVLMRRLGNQGGVADAWRMMGRTFLMQQRYEDAIACCQTSQSIAERTRDELRVGGARYVLAQCHEEMGRLREAADLLEQVVAMDRKYQLPKLEENTKRLEDLRARLAGEPSGAPQRRSAT
- a CDS encoding methyltransferase → MTGITTPIRNFEEFRDALAAYRLPRVIIAGLELELFTKIGDKTWTIPDLAKCLQVSERGLSILCRNLAMAGLLIKKRTTYRNSRLAATVLNANHPAYRGSYLDLLKNHWADWARLVESIRTGSPLDQDVPEEPDYRRRFTWAMHDRTLDVAPNIASQVSLRGVRTLLDLGGGPGTFAMAFLSRNPHLQATVCDRPDALEVAREIAATHKAGRRLSYLPLDLMKEEIPGTFDVIWYSNVLHIYSPEENQGLFKRVHAALNPGGRLIIQDAFLHDREGLFPEEASLFAVTMLLFTETGNTYSVRETSDWLKQAGFTAIRMLRIKKGLEDWKGGILEGRVPVKHARRNGRPSRSRKNWRAR
- a CDS encoding DUF393 domain-containing protein, yielding MTEERRSTSANSVLVYDGQCRLCVTAKEGLARLGIQDEAKAVRLIPYQSEEAKRALGAAYRPGRPDVAFLVRPDGIIQEGLEAFLPLLPGLKGGRFLATILSVPLVKPVAYLIYRLVARYRYSLFGEVPYTDPSEPIEKRRPDRGNSAR